Within the Scomber scombrus chromosome 4, fScoSco1.1, whole genome shotgun sequence genome, the region ATAATCTGGCCGAGGATAACCTTGTGAATCTCCTGGCGTCGAGAAGGAGATAAGTTAGTTGGCTTGGTGAGAAGACAACTACGGCGACGTTGGCCAATACTGTCGcctcaaaatagaaaaaaaacccaaaacaaacgTCCAGTCACCATCCAGGTAATGTTTCACAACTGTTTTCCGCTCtgttttcattaataaaaaagaagcataCTCTGATGTTGAGTATTGCTGGCTAATTAGCTCAATACACTAAGCAAAAAACAGTCCAGCCACTGAAAATGAAACCCTAACAAACTAGCTCTGAATCAATATGATCTCACTAAATAAACAGCAGACTTCACCACCATTTTATAGTAAATCTATGCGTGGCACCATTCTTTCTCCCTGGCTGGGAGATTACAGACTATTTGGGGAATATGGAAGCAAATGCATGTATTTTGTTGCTCTCTGGGATACGACAGCACCCTGCTGAAGTAGTATTCATAGATTACAAGTGACTATAAAAAGCAGCCACCCTTAGTCATTTCAGGTACACCCAGTTAATTACATAAGTGGCATACAGGTAATTAAGCTGAACTGAAATCACCTGTGTCTAATCAAGATGTGACAAGTAGTTTATTATATCTGTGTTAGTTTAAAAGCTGTTCTGGCAGTTTATTTCACCTATCATAAACATAATGGACCACTCTATAAAAATCCATTATAAAGTTGAAAAATACCACTCAGGGGATTGATacacaagaacatttttaagGCTCTGAATATCTATCAAAGTATGGACAATGGAAAGATGGAGGCAGCTGTAAGTCTGCTAAAGGTagttaaaaatgtgcatgattATTGGGAAGGGAGGCTACCAGGAGGTCTGTGGCAACCCTGTGTCTCCTTCAGAGTTAACAGTTTTATAGATAAGATCAGAGCCAGGCAACAGTTATCATTAGTAAAGGAGAAAACCAGCGTTGGACAAAACTCACGTGATAGTTGGATTAGTGTAATGCATGTGAAAGTGGAAAACAGCTCTATAGTCTAATGAGACTGAACATTTTGCTTTCAGGTATAAGCCAAACATCCCACTTTATGGCAGCCCCATGCTGTTACAATGCTTTTCTGCAGCAGCACCCAGAAAGCTTTTAGAGTGTAAAATGCAGgtatagagagaaaaaagcaaatcTGGGACAACAACTCTCTAACATTAAACCAATCCTGCAAAGAATGCCTTCAAACAGTCCTGGAGTGGCCAAGTCCAGCCCCTCAATCTAATCAAGAGTCTGTGGAAGGATTTAAAATGAGCTGCAGATCCCATGAAACTTGTCCGAGCTTCAGCAGATTAGTGATTGCGAAAAGGTGCTTTGCATGGATGTATGACAGTGGGAAATATAGTCTACAGCATATTGTTGTAATATGACACAATGATCCCTTTCTCCCTATTCAAAAAGGCATGTGTACTTACGCCAGGTCACATTACAAAGTGGCTGCCAAAGAAAAAAGTGCTGACAATATGATGAATGACAATGAATTATTATATTCCTGGAGGACATTTTATCATGTTGACCCATCAGTTTTGGTGTTGACAACTTTAGTACTGGCTGCTTCAATCTAAAGACACCTGGAATATCTAAAGGGTAGCCTTAGGTGGGGGTCCAGACCAAGGTAGTAGAGGGAAACCCTTTTAAGTCAATACTGTCCGAGTGGTTGTGAAGCCTTGAGGCAGACGGAGAACAAACATTCATCAGGGTCAGGGCTATATATCGTTTTTATAATCCTGGCTGGACAGGGCCATGTGTTGTAGAGAGGGGAATTGAAAGTGCTTTTACAAAAGACAGCAGCCTGGATTTTGTCCGCAGTCCCAGAAAACCCCcttgttttttactttacaaAGACAAGTGTTGGTGTGCTTAGGGAGAGCATCATTCAAGAGTGCTGTGCCACAAATCTGCTCTTGTGGTGTTTTCAGCCTGCTGTGGcaaatttgtgttttatttgttttagagAGCCCAGATGCTCTTCTTTGAAAAGGTcatttctgttctttctcttACTCTTAGCTCTCAAAGGCAATATCTACATTTATGacatgtatttatgtttctgttttaacaaTTCTCGCTCTCTTGTCACAGCGTTTTAAGGATGAACCACTTGTCCCTCAGCGAGCTATGTTGCCTGTTCTGCTGTCCACCGTGCCCCAGCAAGATAGCCTCCAAGCTGGCCTTCCTGCCCCCCGAGCCCACCTACAGCCTCATGTGTGACGAAAGCGGCGGCCGATGGACGCTGCACCTCTCAGATCGTGCCGACTGGCAGTACTCGGCCCGCGAGAAGGACGCCATCGAGTGTTTCATGACACGCACCTCGAGAGGGAACCGGATTGCCTGCATGTTTGTCCGCTGCTCACCCAGCGCCCGTTACACACTATTGTTCTCCCACGGAAACGCAGTGGACTTGGGccagatgagcagcttttacaTTGGCCTGGGTTCACGGATCAACTGCAACGTCTTCTCCTACGACTACTCGGGTTACGGGGCCAGTTCTGGGAAGCCATCAGAGAAGAACCTTTACGCTGATGTTGACGCTGCCTGGCAGGCACTCCGGTCACGGtaagatgatggatggatggaggggagATAAGAGAGCTTGTACACAGATGTTGCCAAAGACTATagaggaaggatggagtgaTTGATCAGTGGTGATACATGCACTGATATTCGAGTAACTGAAAAGCACATACactataatattgatttatattggAGTGGAGATATGAGCCTCATAAGTGTAGTTCCCCTCTGTGAGGCACTTAAGGACAGCAGAAATActtgaagtaaaataaaatgtcaatagTAATTTAGTTCAGGCTTGAAAAAAGACGAAGATTGATGAACTGAATTAAGGACATCAAATACATTGCaggattttagtttttatgcagTCAATTGTTAAAATCCAGAGCTCTTGGGGAAGCAGAAGCAACACAACACAGATGGGTGAAATAAAAGTTGTGAAAACCTTCTCGAACAATGTGTTACAATAATGTCAGTAGTTACGCAGGGTAGCAGGTTAACTTAGCGTGTTGTATTTTTCTCCGTACATCTTATAAGCCAAAAATTAAGCTATCAGCTGTATAAACAGTGAGTAAAGATTCATATTGATAGCAACTCTCTGTTTGTATCATTCTGGTTGACAGTTTTGCATTGGTAGCCAGAGATGAtgttatgaataaaaacaacgGGCAAGCCTACTTGTTTTTTCAAGCTGTGCATGTCTACAGCTATGAGGGCGTCTCACTTTGTGCTGAATTAAATGGGGACAGCTGAAATAAAAGCAGATGTGAAACAACGTCAGAAGAAACCGCTCTGATTTGACTGTTGGAATGCAGAAAAGGCAGCAACGTAGGTGAACGTAAATCAGAGACgcaaagaaacaagaaaagttAGAGTGAGAGTAAGAAGACCATATGAAGAGTGAACAGAAGGAGCTGGGTGGAGGCATGAATAGATTGGATCTGATTTAAAATCATGGGTGGATATGATATGACGAAGAATGGTAGTTTAGTAGGCAAGACATGATGTTCCTGTGGGCGTTAACAGGGAGCGTTGTTTCTAGGACTGTGCTGGCCGAACATACGTAGGCGTGAGTGGGTGCTCCGCTGAATATCATTGCTCTACAGGCTATGAATAGACTGAATATCAGTTTACGGATATATTTATCGACCAGTATTCAACTTCTGCTGATTGGCAATCGATGTCTGTGATTTATGAGCTGATAAACCGTCAAATCACTGCAGTATTTAGTTTATTAGCTATTAGCTATTAAGAGCTTCAGTTTGGTGGTGTCAGCATTAGTCTGTATTATGGGAATGTAATGACAATGAAACAAGCACATTTGTCAGTGATTAGACATTGCACACTGTCTAAAGGAATGTGctgttgaatttattttaattcatgtcatttaaataaaaaaaagactttcagtAAACTCTTTTTCTTGTTCCATGATACAAAAAAGTCTGACTAGAAAACAGTATGGACGGATAGATGTTGCtactttgaaaataaatgttgactAAGAAGAAATGTTCACTAGTCTGTCCAACCCTatctccctcacttccttccatacATGTATCACAACCTCTGCTGTATTGACTTCCACAATCTCGTCATCTCCTTCTATTGTCCTTTGTAACTCTTGCCTCCTTCTAATTTTATTTCTGGTTTGCCAGAGGGGCCTCTGTAGTGGGGTACCACAAACCTTTAATACATTCACATACAGCACTGTGCAAAGGCACTTTTTAGATTCTTACCCACGATGTAGTGTCATCAGGGAGGCATCCAAAAtgtattctgcagcatgacaacgacaccaaacacacagccaGACTCACACAGCGATAAGAATAATAAGGGGTCCTGCAATACATTATATGCCcccctgatctcaacatcaagTCTGCCTGGGATTACATGAAAAGCAGCTCGTAATGAGCCCAAATCCATTGAAGAACTGTGGAAAATGATCCAAGATGCTTAAACCACTTACTTGCCATGAaccttgttgttgtttaaaaaagaaaaaatggatacatttaattcattatgttagaaagcatcctcacttttagtgcattacatttttacacagtaTTTGTTTTGAGAAACTACTGTGTCCATCATGTTTGTGCCTTTTTGTTTATGTGGATGAGGGGAAAATAAAAGTTCATCTAGCAGGCCTGGTTGATTTTGTATATTTCCTGCTGGAAGACAAACAAACGAATGAAAAGAGGCGAGGGGGAGAGGGGCGATATCTGCTGAAGGAAAACTAAAAAGGCTGGACAGGAAGAGCCAAAGCACAGTGAATCAATCACAAAGAGAAGTAGGCTTGTAGTGTGTGGAGTGCTCCTACTGTGTCAGCGCTGATGTGGGTGTATGCTCTCTCTGTGGTAAATGCAAGAGATTTAATAGTGTTTGATAGAGAA harbors:
- the abhd17b gene encoding alpha/beta hydrolase domain-containing protein 17B, translating into MNHLSLSELCCLFCCPPCPSKIASKLAFLPPEPTYSLMCDESGGRWTLHLSDRADWQYSAREKDAIECFMTRTSRGNRIACMFVRCSPSARYTLLFSHGNAVDLGQMSSFYIGLGSRINCNVFSYDYSGYGASSGKPSEKNLYADVDAAWQALRSRYGIRPENVIVYGQSIGTVPSVDLASRYESAAVVLHSPLTSGMRVAFPDTKKTYCFDAFPNIDKISKVTSPVLVIHGTEDEVIDFSHGLALYERCQRPVEPLWVEGAGHNDVELYGQYLERLKQFVAHELVNL